A window from Telopea speciosissima isolate NSW1024214 ecotype Mountain lineage chromosome 8, Tspe_v1, whole genome shotgun sequence encodes these proteins:
- the LOC122670416 gene encoding PLASMODESMATA CALLOSE-BINDING PROTEIN 3-like isoform X2, giving the protein MDFLVLVVLILAMTGYTSANWCVCRSDVSDTALQKTLDYACGAGADCTPILQNGACYQPNTVRGHCSYAANSYFQKKGQSQGTCDFAGTAQVSTNDPSPGGTCTFPATASAAGTSTTPTTGTPTTTTPTTGTTTSTTPTTSTGGTTPTTTSGGIIGGIGSGLGPSGVGINSDTTSDGGRLSFQQHNFFFFFFISLLPVFWFSGLHLLWG; this is encoded by the exons ATGGATTTTTTAGTGCTTGTAGTCCTTATCTTGGCCATGACTGGTTACACAA GTGCAAATTGGTGTGTTTGTAGGAGTGATGTGAGTGACACAGCTCTTCAGAAAACCTTAGATTATGCTTGTGGAGCTGGAGCTGACTGCACACCCATCCTCCAAAATGGGGCTTGTTACCAACCTAACACTGTAAGGGGTCATTGCTCTTATGCTGCCAACAGCTACTTCCAGAAGAAGGGTCAATCTCAAGGGACCTGTGATTTTGCAGGCACTGCCCAAGTTTCCACCAATGACCCTA GCCCTGGTGGCACTTGCACATTCCCTGCAACCGCAAG TGCTGCAGGAACCAGTACAACCCCAACAACTGGAACACCAACGACCACAACTCCGACTACAGGAACA ACTACATCTACCACTCCCACCACCAGCACAGGCGGCACAACTCCCACAACTACCAGTGGAGGAATCATAGGAGGGATTGGGTCTGGTTTAGGCCCCTCAGGTGTTGGCATAAACTCAGATACAACCAGTGATGGTGGTCGCCTTTCCTTTCAACAacacaacttcttcttcttcttcttcatatccCTTTTGCCAGTCTTTTGGTTCTCAGGACTCCATTTGTtgtggggttga
- the LOC122670416 gene encoding PLASMODESMATA CALLOSE-BINDING PROTEIN 3-like isoform X1: protein MDTVKGSFKCANWCVCRSDVSDTALQKTLDYACGAGADCTPILQNGACYQPNTVRGHCSYAANSYFQKKGQSQGTCDFAGTAQVSTNDPSPGGTCTFPATASAAGTSTTPTTGTPTTTTPTTGTTTSTTPTTSTGGTTPTTTSGGIIGGIGSGLGPSGVGINSDTTSDGGRLSFQQHNFFFFFFISLLPVFWFSGLHLLWG from the exons ATGGATACTGTCAAGGGctcttttaaat GTGCAAATTGGTGTGTTTGTAGGAGTGATGTGAGTGACACAGCTCTTCAGAAAACCTTAGATTATGCTTGTGGAGCTGGAGCTGACTGCACACCCATCCTCCAAAATGGGGCTTGTTACCAACCTAACACTGTAAGGGGTCATTGCTCTTATGCTGCCAACAGCTACTTCCAGAAGAAGGGTCAATCTCAAGGGACCTGTGATTTTGCAGGCACTGCCCAAGTTTCCACCAATGACCCTA GCCCTGGTGGCACTTGCACATTCCCTGCAACCGCAAG TGCTGCAGGAACCAGTACAACCCCAACAACTGGAACACCAACGACCACAACTCCGACTACAGGAACA ACTACATCTACCACTCCCACCACCAGCACAGGCGGCACAACTCCCACAACTACCAGTGGAGGAATCATAGGAGGGATTGGGTCTGGTTTAGGCCCCTCAGGTGTTGGCATAAACTCAGATACAACCAGTGATGGTGGTCGCCTTTCCTTTCAACAacacaacttcttcttcttcttcttcatatccCTTTTGCCAGTCTTTTGGTTCTCAGGACTCCATTTGTtgtggggttga